The following proteins are co-located in the Eleginops maclovinus isolate JMC-PN-2008 ecotype Puerto Natales chromosome 1, JC_Emac_rtc_rv5, whole genome shotgun sequence genome:
- the LOC134866330 gene encoding E3 ubiquitin/ISG15 ligase TRIM25-like, producing MSLPKPEEQLAYELSCPICLQLFSDPLVLPCGHNYCRSCIYKTTDINGKTLPRCPECCEEYQGLESLQRNFKLCSIIEGYRATTLQLDRQPDTWRVEVLCDHCIDERLAAMKSCLKCEVSLCSRHLQRHNEKEGFRAHAVVEPMNKLEPRKELEMKACATHRRPFEYFCSNDMTLMCSTCFMEGQHHDHDVLTFSVAEKEMRAVLESRSKVVSFRLQITESLLQKTAEERGAFEAIGDKLVNKAVAIMDSMVALVDRYRERLHVLLEEERSLRRQSWQFGLNALEEQQQQLVEVQRSATQVLSETDTCVFIHRFMQIENKLKGVATAGNFPSVVSLKAPLNTKRLQAGLKTQDFRSEMIPLLNSLHILLNPLDLTFNLCTAHPNLIASNDLRTVKYSPSKQSYAEHPERFTSAPQILCSQGFSSGEHIWVVEVGPNSMWSMGVCYKSILRRGDHSRLGHNSVSWRLQWKNNKLTVCQSSCNVALGEITNHPLKIEIALDYEAGTLMFHNIRRHREHLHTFRAVFKEPVYPAFSIHSNTQESWITLNSGM from the exons ATGTCTTTGCCAAAGCCGGAGGAGCAGCTAGCCTACGAGCTAAGCTGCCCCATCTGCCTTCAGCTCTTCTCCGATCCCTTGGTTCTCCCCTGTGGACACAATTACTGCCGATCCTGTATCTACAAAACCACCGACATCAATGGCAAAACACTTCCACGGTGCCCAGAATGCTGTGAGGAGTATCAAGGGTTGGAATCCCTGCAGAGGAACTTCAAACTCTGCAGCATCATCGAGGGTTACCGAGCCACAACTCTGCAGCTGGACCGGCAGCCTGACACTTGGAGGGTGGAGGTTCTCTGCGACCACTGCATAGACGAGCGGTTGGCGGCCATGAAGAGTTGCCTGAAGTGTGAGGTGTCGCTGTGTTCCAGGCACCTACAGAGGCACAATGAGAAGGAGGGCTTCAGGGCCCACGCCGTGGTGGAGCCCATGAACAAGCTGGAGCCCAGGAAAGAGCTGGAGATGAAAGCCTGCGCCACACACAGGCGTCCCTTCGAGTATTTCTGCTCCAACGACATGACCTTGATGTGCAGCACGTGCTTCATGGAGGGACAACACCACGACCATGATGTTCTCACCTTCAGCGTCGCCGAGAAGGAGATGAGGGCGGTGCTGGAGAGCCGCAGCAAG gtggtTTCCTTCAGGCTGCAGATCACAGAGAGTCTCCTGCAGAAGACAGCGGAGGAGAGAGGAGCGTTTGAAGCGATCGGAGACAAACTGGTGAACAAGGCGGTCGCCATCATGGACAGTATGGTTGCACTGGTGGACAG gtacAGGGAGCGCCTGCatgtgctgctggaggaggagaggtccCTGCGCAGACAGAGCTGGCAGTTTGGACTGAATGCACtggaagagcagcagcagcagttagTGGAGGTCCAGAGAAGTGCCACACAGGTCCTCAGTGAGACAGACACATGCGTCTTCATACACAG GTTCATGCAGATTGAAAATAAGCTGAAAGGAGTCGCCACAGCAGGCAACTTCCCCTCCGTGGTCTCCTTGAAGGCCCCGCTGAACACCAAGCGTCTGCAGGCAGGCCTCAAGACCCAAGACTTCCGCTCTGAAATGATCCCCCTCCTGAATTCCCTCCATATCCTCCTGAACCCGCTGGACCTCACCTTCAACCTCTGCACCGCCCACCCCAACCTGATAGCGTCTAATGATTTGCGCACGGTCAAGTACAGCCCCAGCAAGCAGTCGTACGCGGAGCACCCAGAGCGTTTTACAAGCGCACCCCAGATTCTGTGCAGCCAGGGGTTCTCGAGTGGGGAGCATATATGGGTGGTAGAAGTGGGACCCAACAGCATGTGGTCCATGGGTGTGTGTTACAAGAGTATCCTTCGCCGTGGTGACCACAGTCGCTTGGGACACAACTCTGTTTCGTGGCGTCTGCAGTGGAAAAACAACAAGCTGACGGTGTGCCAGTCCTCATGCAACGTGGCTCTGGGGGAAATTACCAATCACCCACTCAAGATTGAGATAGCACTGGACTATGAGGCGGGGACTTTGATGTTTCATAACATCAGAAGGCACAGAGAGCACCTGCACACCTTCAGGGCTGTGTTTAAGGAGCCGGTTTACCCAGCGTTCAGTAtccattcaaacacacaagagTCCTGGATCACACTGAACAGCGGGATGTAA